The nucleotide window GGTATGGACCGGTGCCGCCGTCGGGATCGCCGCCAGGTTCATCTGGCCGCGCACACCCCGCTGGCTCGGCGCCGTCATTTACGTAGCACTGGGCTGGGTGGCCCTGGCCTTCCTGCCGCACTTCTGGGCCACCGGCGGGCCCACGATCGTGCTGTTGCTCGTAATCGGGGGTGTGCTTTACACGATCGGCGCAATCGTCTTCACGCGCCAGATGCCCGACCCCAACCCGCTGGTCTTTGGCTTCCACGAAATCTTCCACGTCTTCACCGTGGTTGCCTGGGCCTGCCACTGCGTGGCCTGCTACCTGGCAGTACTGAACTGAGCTGAGCCCAGCTAACGCCACCACCTTCTGCGCCAAGCCAGTGCCCGGCTACCCTGGGGCCAAGCGCGCACGCGCCTCCCCTGAGCCAAGGAACGAGCACCCATGTCCAAGCACAGCAAGAAGTCCGAGAAGGCTGCCAAGCTCAGCAAGGCCGATCGCAAAGCCGCTAAAGCCGCCAAGCAGGCTGCCAAAGCAGCCAAGAACGCCCTGAGTCCCAGCCGTTGGACTGATGACCCCCGCAAGGTCCTGCGGGTTGGTGAGGGCTTCCAACTCGCCTCCCTTAACCGCGCTGGCACCCCCGGCTGGGACGGCGACGAGGAGGAGGCGCACGCCTACACCGAGGCCATCACCCCACTGCTCTCAGAGCTGCAGGAGCGCCTGTACGCGGCCTCCAAGGACGGCTCCACCCGCCGCGTGCTGGTGGTGGCCCAGGGCCTAGACACGGCTGGTAAAGGCGGCATTGCCCGGCACGTGATGGCGCTGGTGGACCCTCAGGGCGTGAGCCTGATGGCTTTCAAAGCCCCCACCGAGGAGGAGAAAAGCCACGACTTCCTGTGGCGCATCTGGAAGGCCGTGCCCACAGCCGGGAAGATCGGGCTCTTTGACCGCTCCCACTACGAGGACATCCTGGTACCCGGCGTCAACGGACAGCTTGATGACGCCGCCTTCGATGAGCGCGTGGCCCAGATCCACGATTTTGAGAAACAGCTGATCGAGCAGGGCACCGCCATCATCAAGGTGGCCCTCATGGTCTCCTACGAGGAGCAGGGCCTGCGCCTGCTGGAGCGCATGGACCGCCCGGACAAGCAGTGGAAGTACTCCACCGGTGACCTGGACACGCGCGCCAAGTGGTTCGACTTCCAGGGCATCTACCAGCGGATGCTCACCGCCACATCCTTCCCTCAAGCCCCCTGGTATGTGGTGCCTGCGGACAATAAGTGGTATGCCCGCCTGTCCGTCACGGAGATGCTTCTGCGCGAACTCGCTGAAATGGACATCGACTGGCCCGCCGCCAAGTTCGACGTCGCCACTGAGCGCGAGCGCGTCCGGGCCACCGTGAGCGCTGAGGCCTTGGCCGAGTACGACAAGAAGATTGGCGACAAGCTACGCCGGGTGGCCCGCCACGAAGCTGAGCATGACGCCACCACCGAGGCGATCTCCTCTGCAGAGACACCGGACCGGGCTGCTGAGGAAGCCGCTGAGGACCAACGCCTAGCTGATCCATTGCTAGCGCCGACCCCAGCGACGGTGGACGAGGGGCGCTGAGGCCACGGCTCAGGTGGTCTACCGTCCGGCAGGCCGGGCCCGGTGAATACCACCAGTCCCGGTCCGTGTCGTCTTCGGGACCAATCGTGGGTAATGGGGAGCGCTGCCGCGTCCACTACCAGCGGAGTAGCCGCGTTGACTCCCGGCTCAGGCGGCCCCACCGGTAGACTTCCGCTTCATATGGCCGCAGGCCGCCAACGATGGTGGCCCGCGGCAGCACTGTTTCGGCCTGCCAGCCAGGCCCCGATGTCGGCACCGCCGACAAAGCCCAAGGAGGACACATGGCTACGGAGAACCCCGAGACCACTGAGCAGGGCACTTGGCTCACCCAAGAGGCCTTCGACCGCCTGACCGCCGAGCTAGAGCGCCGCAAAACCACTGACCGCAAGGAGATCGCCCAAAGGGTGGAGGCTGCCCGCCAGGAAGGTGACCTGCGCGAGAACGCTGGCTACCACGCCGCCCGCGAGGAGGCGGGGCTCAACGAGGCGCGTATCAACCAGCTGGAGGACCTGCTGGAGACGGCGCAGATTGGTCAGGCTGCTGCAGACGGCTCCGTATCTGCGGGGACGATTGTGACCGCCAAGGTCAACGGCAAGGAGCAGACCTTTGCGCTGGGGGGCCAGGAGATCACAGCCGATGTGCCTGAGGGAGTGAAGGTCTTCTCCC belongs to Actinomyces trachealis and includes:
- the greA gene encoding transcription elongation factor GreA — translated: MATENPETTEQGTWLTQEAFDRLTAELERRKTTDRKEIAQRVEAARQEGDLRENAGYHAAREEAGLNEARINQLEDLLETAQIGQAAADGSVSAGTIVTAKVNGKEQTFALGGQEITADVPEGVKVFSPDAPLGRALMGHKAGQKVKYEAPNGKQLAAEIIEVKPL
- a CDS encoding PPK2 family polyphosphate kinase — protein: MSKHSKKSEKAAKLSKADRKAAKAAKQAAKAAKNALSPSRWTDDPRKVLRVGEGFQLASLNRAGTPGWDGDEEEAHAYTEAITPLLSELQERLYAASKDGSTRRVLVVAQGLDTAGKGGIARHVMALVDPQGVSLMAFKAPTEEEKSHDFLWRIWKAVPTAGKIGLFDRSHYEDILVPGVNGQLDDAAFDERVAQIHDFEKQLIEQGTAIIKVALMVSYEEQGLRLLERMDRPDKQWKYSTGDLDTRAKWFDFQGIYQRMLTATSFPQAPWYVVPADNKWYARLSVTEMLLRELAEMDIDWPAAKFDVATERERVRATVSAEALAEYDKKIGDKLRRVARHEAEHDATTEAISSAETPDRAAEEAAEDQRLADPLLAPTPATVDEGR